A single window of Gordonia crocea DNA harbors:
- a CDS encoding helix-turn-helix transcriptional regulator: MSEVARIRSGLDEGVRAVLVSGPAGIGKTRLAEEATTGSRTVRRVRGSAAISTVPLGAYAEYLTGGEADPALRIGQLIAALSSPPGESLVVVDDVQELDPLSLAVTRALAQSPSVPVVLIWRTGDEEAGPDLADLLRVDGLDRIELAPLPRPEVDALARTVLGPDVDDEALARLWHRSEGNPLFLTALLADPDAAREVDDPGRHLPTTLVDLIATRLRPLSAEVLEVLDLVALGDPLPHSVLTGITGAAAVEAAESARLILVTDASAERGAGVHLAHPLYGEVRLATVAESRLRRLRTRLVEALAADSATDGAAAVKRALLASRSDAPDLDAALVDGSVGAIGLAALPLAIDLASRVGPGPHLAAAQLTAAHAMTVLGDADGAETMYARISAADLTAPQWESLLVLMAYTRLWSRNDAAGAARVLSRATDAQAGTAALAAEAMLLTAAGAPREAIGLFARFHAGAPQSEQARITVAWAELTALAETGAMSELDDVMRAETVRAETSALIGYWRLTLAFPHLRAQKLAGAPDLAQRAWETVRAQVPPQPGAVTGWLTGFDGIAASARGNLRAAGAALDEALAEFDAADCGPEMWFGFALERAEVAAQAGDHEVLTALLERLSAGDHAGYASMRPLWQAVASWSDALAGAVSAAIRQCLDAAESARAAGQSAFEVYCLQTAVRFGAATAAERLAALAEALPDLPRARLAAVHAAAVAAADGAALIASSEEYERYGLLPEAADAAAQAATAYRGEQRSGSALTATERMQSLADQSGANTPAMAAVVADDGLTDRQREIVRLAANGLSNKEIAERLVVSVRTVEGHLYRASQILGAPVRGS, encoded by the coding sequence GTGAGTGAGGTCGCCCGGATTCGCAGCGGACTCGACGAGGGGGTCCGCGCCGTTCTCGTGTCCGGACCGGCGGGAATCGGCAAGACCCGGCTCGCCGAGGAGGCGACCACCGGCTCGCGGACCGTCCGCCGCGTGCGCGGCAGCGCGGCTATCTCGACGGTCCCCCTCGGCGCGTATGCGGAGTACCTGACCGGCGGCGAGGCCGATCCCGCCCTGCGGATCGGGCAGTTGATCGCCGCCTTGTCCAGCCCGCCCGGCGAATCCCTCGTCGTCGTCGATGATGTCCAAGAACTCGACCCACTCTCCCTCGCGGTCACCCGCGCCCTCGCGCAGTCCCCGTCGGTACCGGTGGTCCTGATCTGGCGGACCGGCGATGAGGAGGCGGGTCCGGACCTCGCCGACCTGTTGCGTGTCGACGGCCTGGACCGGATCGAGCTGGCACCGCTGCCGCGGCCGGAGGTCGACGCACTCGCTCGAACCGTCCTTGGCCCCGACGTCGATGACGAAGCCCTCGCCCGGCTGTGGCACCGCTCGGAGGGCAACCCCCTGTTCCTCACCGCATTGTTGGCCGACCCCGACGCGGCGCGGGAGGTCGACGACCCCGGCCGTCACCTGCCCACGACGCTGGTCGATCTCATCGCCACCCGGTTGCGCCCGCTGTCCGCCGAGGTTCTCGAGGTGCTCGACCTCGTCGCCCTCGGCGACCCCCTCCCCCACTCGGTGCTCACCGGGATCACCGGGGCCGCCGCGGTGGAGGCGGCGGAGTCGGCCCGGTTGATCCTCGTCACCGACGCCAGCGCCGAGCGCGGCGCCGGTGTCCACCTCGCGCACCCGCTTTACGGCGAGGTCCGGTTGGCCACCGTCGCCGAATCCCGGCTGCGGCGCCTGCGTACCCGGCTGGTCGAGGCGCTCGCGGCCGACTCCGCCACCGACGGAGCCGCCGCGGTGAAGCGTGCACTGCTGGCGAGCCGATCCGATGCGCCGGACCTGGATGCCGCGCTCGTCGACGGGTCGGTGGGTGCGATCGGGCTGGCGGCGCTGCCCCTCGCCATCGATCTGGCGAGCCGGGTCGGCCCGGGACCGCACCTCGCCGCCGCACAGTTGACGGCGGCGCACGCGATGACCGTGCTCGGTGACGCCGACGGCGCCGAAACCATGTATGCCCGGATCTCGGCCGCGGATCTGACTGCGCCGCAATGGGAATCACTGCTGGTCCTGATGGCCTACACCAGGCTGTGGAGCCGCAACGATGCCGCCGGGGCGGCCCGGGTCCTCTCCCGTGCGACCGACGCGCAGGCCGGGACCGCGGCCCTGGCCGCCGAGGCCATGCTGCTGACCGCGGCCGGCGCACCCCGCGAGGCGATCGGGCTGTTTGCCCGGTTCCACGCCGGGGCCCCGCAGAGCGAGCAGGCCCGCATCACCGTGGCCTGGGCCGAGCTGACCGCCCTGGCGGAGACCGGCGCGATGAGCGAACTCGACGACGTGATGCGCGCGGAGACGGTGCGCGCGGAAACCTCGGCCCTGATCGGCTATTGGCGCCTGACCCTGGCCTTCCCCCACCTGCGCGCCCAGAAGCTCGCGGGCGCACCCGATTTGGCCCAGCGCGCGTGGGAGACGGTACGCGCCCAGGTCCCTCCCCAGCCCGGCGCGGTCACGGGCTGGTTGACCGGCTTCGATGGAATCGCCGCCAGCGCCCGCGGCAACCTGCGCGCCGCGGGAGCCGCGCTCGACGAGGCACTCGCCGAGTTCGACGCCGCGGACTGCGGGCCCGAGATGTGGTTCGGCTTCGCGTTGGAACGCGCCGAGGTCGCCGCACAAGCGGGTGACCACGAGGTCCTCACCGCACTGTTGGAACGGCTCAGTGCCGGCGACCATGCCGGCTATGCCTCGATGCGGCCGCTGTGGCAGGCCGTCGCCTCCTGGTCTGATGCCTTGGCCGGTGCGGTATCAGCAGCCATTCGGCAGTGCCTCGACGCAGCGGAATCCGCCCGGGCCGCAGGACAATCCGCGTTTGAGGTGTACTGCCTGCAGACCGCGGTGCGCTTCGGTGCGGCCACCGCCGCCGAGAGGCTGGCCGCACTCGCCGAGGCGCTGCCCGACCTTCCCCGGGCCCGGTTGGCCGCGGTGCACGCCGCGGCGGTGGCGGCCGCCGACGGCGCCGCGTTGATCGCCAGCAGCGAGGAGTACGAGCGATACGGCCTCCTGCCCGAGGCGGCCGACGCCGCCGCACAGGCCGCGACGGCCTACCGCGGCGAGCAGCGGTCCGGGTCGGCGCTCACCGCCACCGAGCGAATGCAGTCGCTGGCCGACCAGAGCGGCGCGAACACCCCGGCCATGGCGGCCGTCGTCGCCGACGACGGGCTCACCGACCGGCAGCGCGAGATCGTCCGGCTGGCCGCAAACGGCCTGTCCAACAAGGAGATCGCCGAACGCCTCGTCGTGTCCGTCCGCACCGTCGAAGGCCACCTCTACCGGGCGTCACAAATTCTCGGCGCGCCGGTGCGGGGTTCGTAA